A part of Candidatus Cloacimonadota bacterium genomic DNA contains:
- the rfbC gene encoding dTDP-4-dehydrorhamnose 3,5-epimerase: MKIENTKIKDLKIITPDIFSDERGYFFEMFHTKKFKEMEIPINFVQDNQSFSKYRTIRGLHYQIGEFAQGKLVHVVQGKILDVAVDIRFSSPTFGKYFSIELSDSNQKFIWIPPGFAHGFSVLSETAVMFYKCTAVYSPTHERGILFNDPDLNIDWKIENPLVSEKDRKNSNFREIEKDFVFRK, encoded by the coding sequence ATGAAAATTGAAAATACAAAAATTAAAGATTTAAAGATCATAACTCCCGATATTTTCTCAGATGAGCGCGGCTATTTTTTTGAGATGTTTCATACAAAGAAATTTAAGGAAATGGAAATCCCTATCAATTTTGTTCAGGATAATCAATCATTTTCCAAATATAGGACGATCAGAGGTCTGCACTATCAGATTGGAGAATTTGCCCAGGGTAAATTAGTGCATGTAGTGCAAGGAAAAATACTTGATGTTGCTGTTGATATTCGATTTAGCTCTCCCACTTTTGGAAAATATTTTTCGATAGAATTATCAGATTCAAATCAGAAATTTATCTGGATTCCTCCCGGATTTGCCCATGGTTTTTCTGTGCTTTCCGAAACTGCAGTTATGTTTTATAAATGTACGGCAGTATATTCTCCAACCCACGAACGGGGAATTTTATTCAACGATCCTGATTTGAATATCGACTGGAAAATAGAAAATCCGCTCGTTTCGGAAAAAGACAGAAAAAATTCAAACTTCAGAGAAATTGAAAAGGACTTTGTTTTTAGAAAATGA